One Rhizoctonia solani chromosome 1, complete sequence DNA window includes the following coding sequences:
- a CDS encoding cytochrome b561 domain-containing protein: MRLPSIWPRVGLFAIATARYAAAATGGSYCGTLVCVTGTISGSDTIYTLNTTASFANVGWMAVGFGESMVGSPMVIMWANEDGTLVLSQREATAHAQPQVVSTPPRVAAIAPTSAHLRVGCVFFILCSKLGAVLGEDDICICVSATLAQHSVTGSFTLNLAGTVPDSPLISASPGGTGSVTTTTLAVPTQSGGSGSDTLTIPYSAAERKLLAHGILSALGFCFFLPIGVLQARFLRIWWPTWFKTHWIVQAGLAGPFIVAGFALAVNVVQEAGMRHFNDKHTIIGLVLFLLYVCQALYGLIIHIVKDPYRRRRPAQNYGHAILGLAIIALSLYQVWLGFNHEWPSTTGRDRPAQGLRTFWIIWVVVLGAAYIIGLALLPKQYKAERYAVQDGGKNVGYSASDVNVHPMSTRGA, from the exons ATGAGACTCCCATCAATTTGGCCACGCGTTGGCTTGTTCGCCATTGCCACTGCCCGCTATGCAGCAGCCGCAACTGGCGGTTCGTATTGTGGAACT TTGGTTTGCGTCACAGGAACTATTAGTGGCTCCGATACCATAT ATACCCTCAACACAACGGCCTCTTTCGCAAACGTTGGCTGGATGGCAGT TGGGTTTGGTGAAAGCATGGTTGGCTCGCCGATGGTAATTATGTGGGCTAATGAAGACGGAACCCTTGTGTTATCTCAG AGAGAAGCAACTG CCCACGCCCAGCCTCAAGTCGTGTCTACCCCTCCCCGGGTAGCCGCCATCGCTCCGACCTCAGCACACTTACGGGTCGGCTGTGTCTTTTTCATTCTCTGTTCCA AGCTCGGGGCAGTCCTCGGAGAGGATGATATATGCATTTG CGTTTCGGCTACCCTGGCTCAGCACTCTGTCACCGGATCCTTCACTCTCAACCTTGCTGGTACCGTTCCAGACTCTCCCTTGATTTCTGCTTCTCCCGGTGGCACAGGCTCAGTTACCACTACTACGCTGGCGGTTCCAACTCAAAGCGGTGGTAGCGGCAGTGATACACTCACCATTCCGTACAGCGCCGCGGAGAGGAAGTTGCTCGCCCATGGCATCCTCAGCGCTCTCGgcttctgcttcttcctcccaatCGGCGTACTCCAGGCACGCTTCCTCAGGATCTGGTGGCCGACTTGGTTCAAGACACATTGGATTGTCCAGGCAGGGTTGGCTGGTCCCTTTATTGTCGCTGGATTTGCACTTGCCGTCAACGTAGTTCAGGAGGCTGGAATGCGGCACTTTAATGATAAACATACA ATCATTGGATTGGTGTTGTTTTTGCTGTATGTTTGCCAAGCCCTTTATGGTCTTATCATCCACATAGTCAAAGATCCTTATCGTCGTCGCCGCCCCGCTCAGAACTATGGACATGCAATCCTTGGATTGGCTATCATCGCGCTATCGCTGTATCAAGTATGGCTCGGCTTCAACCACGAGTGGCCGTCGACGACTGGTCGTGACCGGCCTGCTCAAGGTTTGAGGACCTTCTGGATAATTTGGGTTGTG GTTCTTGGAGCTGCTTATATTATTGGCTTGGCCCTTCTCCCCAAGCAATACAAGGCTGAGAGATACGCCGTTCAAGACGGCGGCAAGAACGTAGGCTACTCTGCTTCTGACGTCAATGTTCATCCAATGAGCACGCGTGGAGCTTAA